A region of Asterias amurensis chromosome 22, ASM3211899v1 DNA encodes the following proteins:
- the LOC139953841 gene encoding uncharacterized protein — MERTILQGLGDRQVRQVYLITYSQADETIVPDRRAFAEMVLIAFSALGSPVPVCWSCCQESHINGGIHYHMAIKLQVVRRWLQVRNRIANLHGVRVNFSSNHTNYFSAWQYVMKEDRLAIESPGHPDLATPPATAKASSVRHTPATQTAAERPGKKRRRVRLSAYQVSELIISKGMKSHLEVLAFAKQQKSMGKTDLAEFIINRGDKVVRQVLKDAWELEDSEKRLQRAGLSRLEILEKSHLDECICKGEWLACAENVLLNNDLCNKSFSKAVTTLLDEGRGKYRNIMITGPANCGKTFLLNPLNKIYNVFTNPATTTFAWVGAEQSEIIFLNDFRWTSQIIPWQDLLLLLEGQLVHLPAPKSHFAQDLILNKDTPIFCTSKNPIVLVKGGSVDERETEMMAVRWKILPFHHQIPEDEQKCVPPCTRCFASLILNKE; from the exons ATGGAAAGGACGATTTTACAGGGTTTGGGGGACCGTCAAGTCCGACAGGTATATTTAATAACCTACAGCCAGGCAGACGAGACGATCGTCCCGGACCGTCGGGCCTTTGCGGAGATGGTTCTTATCGCATTCAGTGCGCTGGGCAGCCCCGTGCCGGTGTGCTGGTCCTGTTGTCAGGAAAGTCACATAAATGGTGGAATTCACTATCACATGGCTATTAAACTTCAAGTTGTCAGGCGATGGTTACAAGTGAGAAATCGAATAGCCAATTTACACGGTGTGAGAGTGAACTTTTCGTCCAATCACACGAACTACTTCAGTGCATGGCAGTATGTAATGAAGGAGGATCGACTCGCAATAGAGTCACCTGGCCATCCCGATTTAGCTACCCCGCCTGCCACAGCCAAAGCTTCAAGTGTACGCCATACTCCCGCTACTCAGACGGCTGCCGAACGACCTGGTAAGAAAAGGCGACGTGTCCGCCTGTCGGCCTACCAAGTCAGCGAACTTATCATATCCAAAGGTATGAAGTCCCATTTGGAGGTGTTAGCCTTTGCTAAACAACAGAAAAGCATGGGGAAAACCGATCTAGCCGAGTTTATCATCAACAGAGGCGATAAAGTCGTCCGACAAGTACTAAAG GATGCATGGGAATTGGAAGATTCAGAAAAGCGTCTACAGAGAGCAGGACTTAGTCGCCTGGAGATACTAGAGAAGTCACATTTGGATGAATGCATCTGCAAGGGTGAATGGCTTGCATGTGCTGAAAATGTATTACTTAACAATGATTTGTGCAATAAGAGTTTTTCTAAAGCAGTAACAACTCTCCTGGACGAGGGTAGGGGAAAATATCGTAACATCATGATTACTGGGCCAGCAAATTGTGGGAAAACATTCCTTTTAAATccattaaataaaatatacaatgtaTTCACCAACccagcaacaacaacatttgCTTGGGTTGGTGCTGAGCAATCTGAAATCATATTCCTGAATGACTTTCGGTGGACCTCGCAAATAATACCTTGGCAAGACTTGCTATTATTACTAGAAGGTCAACTCGTCCACCTCCCCGCCCCAAAATCGCATTTTGCACaagatttaattttaaataaggACACCCCCATTTTTTGCACTAGCAAAAATCCAATAGTTCTTGTCAAGGGTGGGTCTGTTGATGAAAGGGAAACAGAAATGATGGCCGTGCGCTGGAAAATATTGCCGTTTCACCACCAGATTCCTGAAGATGAACAGAAGTGTGTACCACCTTGTACGCGATGCTTTGCATCACTAATCTTAAATAAGGAATAG